The Desmodus rotundus isolate HL8 chromosome 3, HLdesRot8A.1, whole genome shotgun sequence genome includes a region encoding these proteins:
- the SYTL1 gene encoding synaptotagmin-like protein 1: MPQSGHPSQEGLWAPPGPFMAHEPEPKAKELLDLSFLTEEEQEAIAEVLKRDAHLRQLEEGRVRKLRASLADPGQLKILTGDWFQEALAQRHHHAHLGADLVRASIRRKKSSRGDQALDSNTEAEAAGQETEEELEPRLLINQPPQERLSEAEGPDFPSPYVPPEASDHEEEPQAQEAPGPGGTQVYEEEANPEPEPPAGGEEGPQPRPAQIQAMSEILENGEGAPEPGPSLDRMLSSSSSVSSLNSSTLSGSLMSLSGEVEAGVQVCGSVHFALRYEPAAAELRVHVIQCQNLAAARRRRSDPYVKSYLLPDKQSKRKTTVKKRNLNPVFNETLRYSVPQAELPGRVLSLSVWHRESLGRNLFLGEVEVPLDTWDWDSEAIWLPLQPRVLPSPDDLPSRGWLSLSLKYVPAGSEGAGLPPSGELHFWVKEAQDLVPLRSGPLDTYIQCSVLPDDSRASRQRTRVVRRSLSPVFNHTMVYDGFGPADLRQACAELSLWDHGALASHQLGGTRLSLGTGSSYGLQVPWMDSTPEEKQLWQTLLERPCEWVDGLLPLRTNLAPRT, encoded by the exons ATGCCCCAGAGCGGCCACCCATCTCAAGAGGGTCTCTGGGCCCCACCTGGCCCCTTCATGGCGCATGAGCCAGAGCCCAAGGCCAAGGAGCTGTTGGACCTCAGCTTCCTgacagaggaggagcaggaagccaTTGCTGAAGTCCTGAAGCGGGATGCCCACCTGCGCCAGCTGGAGGAGGGGCGGGTCAG GAAGCTCCGGGCCTCGTTAGCAGACCCTGGGCAGCTGAAAATCCTgacaggggattggttccaggaagCACTCGCCCAACGGCACCACCATGCCCACCTTGGCGCTGACCTTGTCCGAGCCTCTATCCGCAGGAAGAAGAGCTCCAGGG GAGACCAGGCTCTGGATAGCAATactgaggctgaggctgctggGCAAGAAACTGAAGAGGAGTTGGAGCCCAG GCTCCTCATAAACCAGCCCCCCCAGGAGAGGCTCAGTGAGGCTGAG GGACCTGATTTCCCCTCACCATATGTCCCCCCAGAGGCTTCTGATCATGAGGAGGAGCCCCAGGCTCAGGAAG cccctggcccaggggGTACACAGGTCTACGAAGAGGAGGCGAACCCAGAGCCGGAGCCGCCtgctggaggagaggaggggccgCAGCCCCGCCCAGCCCAG atCCAGGCGATGTCTGAGATCTTGGAGAACGGGGAGGGGGCCCCGGAGCCCGGCCCCTCACTCGACCGCATGCTCAGCAGCAGCTCCTCCGTGTCCAGCCTCAATTCCTCTACg CTGAGCGGCAGCCTAATGAGCCTGTCGGGGGAGGTGGAGGCGGGCGTGCAGGTGTGTGGCTCCGTGCACTTTGCGCTGCGCTACGAGCCGGCCGCCGCCGAGTTGCGCGTACACGTGATCCAGTGCCAGAACCTCGCCGCCGCGCGGCGCCGCCGCTCGGACCC CTACGTCAAAAGCTACCTCCTCCCGGATAAGCAGAGCAAGCGCAAGACCACTGTGAAGAAACGGAATCTGAACCCGGTCTTTAACGAGACTCTCCGG TACTCCGTCCCGCAGGCCGAGCTCCCGGGCCGCGTGCTGAGCCTGTCCGTGTGGCACCGCGAAAGCCTGGGTCGCAACCTGTTTCTGGGCGAAGTTGAAGTGCCCCTGGATACGTGGGACTGGGACTCTGAGGCCATCTGGCTCCCCCTGCAGCCCCGG GTCCTGCCCTCTCCTGACGACCTTCCCAGCCGTGGGTGGCTCTCTCTGTCCCTCAAGTACGTCCCCGCCGGCTCTGAGG GTGCAGGACTGCCCCCGAGCGGGGAGCTGCACTTCTGGGTGAAGGAAGCTCAGGACCTCGTGCCTCTTCGTTCAGGACCCCTGGATACTTATATACAATG CTCAGTGCTGCCTGATGACAGCCGGGCCAGCCGCCAGCGGACGAGGGTGGTACGAAGGAGCCTCAGCCCCGTGTTCAACCACACCATGGTCTATGATGGCTTCGGGCCTGCTGACCTGCGCCAGGCCTGTGCGGAGCTCTCCCTCTGGGACCACGGGGCCCTGGCCAGCCACCAGCTGGGGGGCACACGCCTCAGCCTGGGTACCG GCAGCAGCTATGGGCTCCAGGTGCCCTGGATGGATTCCACACCTGAGGAGAAGCAGCTGTGGCAGACGCTCCTGGAGCGACCATGCGAGTGGGTGGATGGCCTTCTGCCCCTCAGAACCAACCTGGCCCCCAGGACATAG